The Thermus filiformis genome contains a region encoding:
- a CDS encoding phosphohydrolase encodes MKEERVVHVASPKAKLYQEADQAIREKLKAYPKALAAYEQVIQDPEARAGWNMANYLTMRKLGYNDHGRVHALLTGAASVAILGLLVEAGVRLDTLESGAGEVEDAYVVVLLSTMLHDLGNQVHRFGHEAFGVGLALPILNRILERLYPDPEQRTLLRALILHGIYSHDLEPEPLTLEAGVTAVADGTDITKGRGRKAFQLGSIDIHSISALAVDEVRILKGERTPVEIQVLMNNSAGIFQVEETLTKKVLKSPLRPYVSVVAMTDGAGHDQRIVHRVRLHEAEPRFVLD; translated from the coding sequence ATGAAGGAGGAAAGGGTCGTCCACGTCGCCAGCCCCAAGGCCAAGCTCTACCAGGAGGCGGACCAGGCCATCCGGGAGAAGCTCAAGGCCTACCCCAAGGCCCTGGCCGCCTACGAGCAGGTCATCCAGGACCCGGAGGCCCGCGCCGGCTGGAACATGGCCAACTACCTCACGATGCGCAAGCTGGGCTACAACGACCACGGCCGGGTGCACGCCCTCCTCACCGGGGCGGCCAGCGTGGCCATCCTGGGCCTTCTGGTGGAGGCCGGCGTGCGGCTGGACACCCTGGAGTCCGGGGCGGGGGAGGTGGAGGACGCGTACGTGGTCGTCCTCCTCTCCACCATGCTCCACGACCTGGGAAACCAGGTGCACCGCTTCGGCCACGAGGCCTTTGGGGTCGGGTTGGCCCTGCCCATCCTCAACCGCATCCTGGAGCGGCTCTACCCCGATCCGGAGCAGCGCACCCTCCTCCGGGCCCTGATCCTCCACGGCATCTACAGCCACGACCTCGAGCCCGAGCCCCTCACCCTCGAGGCCGGGGTCACGGCGGTGGCCGACGGGACGGACATCACCAAGGGCCGGGGGCGGAAGGCCTTCCAGCTGGGCTCCATAGACATCCACTCCATCAGCGCCTTGGCGGTGGACGAGGTGCGCATCCTAAAGGGGGAGAGGACCCCGGTGGAGATCCAGGTCCTCATGAACAACTCCGCCGGCATCTTCCAGGTGGAGGAAACCCTGACCAAGAAGGTCCTGAAAAGCCCCTTGCGCCCCTACGTGAGCGTGGTGGCCATGACGGACGGGGCCGGGCACGACCAGCGGATCGTCCACCGGGTGCGCCTCCACGAGGCGGAGCCCCGCTTCGTCCTGGACTAA
- a CDS encoding hotdog fold thioesterase, translating into MEAGFLERETLDKTLGVRYLELSKDKVVAELEVTPRVHQPFGFLHGGASVALAESVASVGGFLNCPPGYAAFGLEINANHLRPKRAGVVRAVGTPLHLGRTTQVWEVRIYDEEERLVSVSRCTLAVVPLEGS; encoded by the coding sequence ATGGAAGCGGGCTTTTTGGAGCGGGAGACCCTGGACAAGACCCTGGGCGTCCGGTACCTGGAGCTTTCCAAGGACAAGGTGGTGGCGGAGCTCGAGGTCACCCCCCGGGTCCACCAGCCCTTCGGTTTCCTGCACGGGGGGGCCAGCGTGGCCCTGGCGGAGAGCGTGGCCAGCGTGGGGGGGTTCTTGAACTGCCCGCCAGGGTACGCAGCCTTCGGGTTGGAGATCAACGCCAACCACCTGAGGCCCAAGCGGGCCGGGGTAGTCCGGGCGGTGGGGACCCCCTTGCACCTGGGGCGGACCACCCAGGTCTGGGAGGTGCGCATCTACGACGAGGAGGAAAGGCTGGTCTCGGTGAGCCGGTGCACCCTGGCGGTGGTGCCCCTGGAGGGCTCCTGA
- a CDS encoding alpha/beta fold hydrolase produces MRAVRFYPGSLMPPAGFAFFQGLEEKAEEGLHLVAFAEGALPALKDAARLEARSLVLLSPLLEGSPLLRAKAEALRFALEVGGLEGFARVGRAFFFGPDTVGEEALWEAWREGLSEEGVRGFLDHLAGLGDERRWLRGFEGRVLVLAGAWDAFLLPPLSARVVDFAKGEAVRLLLEGGFLAPWEAPEEALALMEEFLSGEGFRALPGGLAL; encoded by the coding sequence GTGAGGGCGGTGCGGTTCTACCCCGGAAGCCTGATGCCCCCGGCGGGGTTCGCCTTCTTCCAGGGCCTGGAGGAGAAGGCGGAGGAGGGGCTCCACCTGGTGGCCTTCGCGGAAGGGGCCCTGCCGGCCCTGAAGGACGCGGCCCGCCTCGAGGCCCGAAGCCTGGTCCTCCTCTCCCCCCTCCTGGAGGGCTCCCCCCTTCTTCGGGCCAAGGCCGAGGCCCTCCGCTTCGCCCTGGAGGTGGGGGGGCTCGAGGGGTTTGCCCGGGTGGGGCGGGCCTTCTTCTTCGGCCCGGACACGGTGGGGGAGGAGGCCCTCTGGGAGGCCTGGCGGGAAGGGCTGAGCGAGGAGGGGGTGCGGGGCTTCCTGGACCACCTGGCGGGCCTGGGGGACGAGCGGCGCTGGCTCCGGGGCTTTGAGGGCCGGGTCCTGGTCCTGGCCGGGGCCTGGGACGCCTTCCTCCTCCCGCCCCTTTCCGCCCGGGTGGTGGACTTCGCCAAGGGGGAGGCGGTCCGGTTGCTCCTGGAAGGGGGGTTCCTGGCCCCCTGGGAGGCGCCAGAGGAGGCCCTGGCCCTGATGGAGGAGTTCCTGAGCGGGGAGGGCTTCCGGGCCTTGCCCGGGGGGCTGGCCCTTTGA
- a CDS encoding phosphoribosylanthranilate isomerase codes for MRVKVCGITRLEDALLAEALGASAVGFVLAPSRRRVTPEMAREIGLALGPFVVRVGVFVDEPPEAVLHAMERARLQVAQLHGNEPPEWALEIRKRYPVIKAFRLSGPADPAWARYPADALLLDGKAPGSGQAWPRDWAQPLLDQGVRIILAGGLDPENVREALALKPYGLDVSSGVEEAPGKKSEARMRAFFASL; via the coding sequence GTGCGGGTAAAGGTCTGCGGCATCACCCGCCTCGAGGACGCCCTCCTCGCCGAGGCCCTGGGGGCGAGCGCGGTGGGGTTCGTGCTCGCCCCCTCGAGGCGGCGCGTCACCCCAGAGATGGCCCGGGAAATCGGCCTGGCCCTGGGCCCCTTCGTGGTGCGGGTGGGGGTCTTTGTGGACGAACCCCCGGAGGCCGTCCTCCACGCCATGGAGCGGGCCCGGCTCCAGGTGGCCCAGCTCCACGGGAACGAGCCCCCGGAGTGGGCCCTGGAGATCCGCAAGCGCTACCCGGTCATCAAGGCCTTCCGCCTTTCGGGCCCCGCCGACCCCGCCTGGGCCCGCTACCCCGCGGACGCCCTGCTTCTGGACGGGAAGGCCCCGGGGTCGGGCCAGGCCTGGCCCCGGGACTGGGCCCAGCCCCTCTTGGACCAGGGGGTGCGGATCATCCTGGCCGGGGGGCTGGACCCGGAAAACGTCCGGGAGGCCCTGGCCCTCAAGCCCTACGGCCTGGACGTCTCCAGCGGCGTGGAGGAGGCTCCCGGGAAAAAGAGCGAGGCCCGGATGCGGGCCTTCTTCGCTTCCCTTTAG
- a CDS encoding LAGLIDADG family homing endonuclease, protein MKHFDEHAESLAKRQYLQPGDGNILGMFRRVAKAIALAEKPEERAYWEEKFYELMASKRFSPGGRILAGAGTAHGNLLNCFVQGATENPPESFEGIMEVAKKLALVTKVGGGNGVNLDPYQSAEERPVRKVVGFAYMSATHPDVRDFILGLMRPSNNPDGEKAPHPLRNWVRVVYGELSPELEALARENRVRTVLRPPDELIPVPDDLAGIMDAVAEAARLAKKGETPRVDFSLLRPEGSPIRGSGGTSSGPVSFLVELFDNFLEWVNLGAEKAGPVATLRYVYAPVLRSIRQGGVRRGAGMATLSVDHPDLLDFVTAKDLDREKAEGDISTFNISVLATEAFLKAVEEDALWKAPKPVPGKYVLEELDEPYKGTWPESSFLDPSLRPIPVFRGPDGNRGVPARWLFREIAWHAWATGEPGLIFIDRVNEYSALKGLGERYQIRSTNPCFVGGTRIPTEHGLVPIEELARQGESFFLVTDNRAPLHGLGEPLPAQGTTVRRAARAFFTGVKPVVRLLTREGLELVLTPDHLLLTPEGYREAGSLKPGDRLLVQSGEGLFPKEEALPAPALAVARERVAVAGGKGEGGRRDVREKYAHLPTHWSRELGVALGWLLGDGYLREDGVGFYFSREDFAALGWLPDLLRDWFGGGSLQKTSSNTYHLHFKKLPAEFFQALGVKAAKATEKRVPESLFRAPREAVVGFLQGLFSADGSVQVNPAKQDATVRLASSSRGLLQDVQLLLLNLGIYGKIHRRRPASRCSLREATRKPLPDGRGGLKEYAVAEQYELILGAGNRDRFAQVVGFLQPAKQEKLLAFLKDRPRGTYQKPFLATVARVEPAGEAPVYDLTEPVTHSLIANGVVAHNCGEIPLTVGEPCDLGAFNLEAYVQEGPTPSFDFEAFQRDIPVAVRFLDNVLTVNRFALPDNEEAARKLRRLGLGVMGLADMLIRLGLPYSSEEGRALVQKVMTVLREEATRASEALAEERGVFPLYAEHEAYFRSLGIPPRRNVALLTVAPTGTTSMIMGVSSGIEPVFSPFVWRRIGGEYKPLLHPMFVELMEKYPPAPGYEKDGKWDWGKIVEEIQKDGHGSVQNLPFVPEPIRKVFLCAHDIHPLDHVRMQGVVQRAFDEGAYVGNSLSKTINLPNEATVDDVEAAYLEAYRTGCKGITVYRDGSREFQVLTVKREDSQEVQDQGERPASPVGEHRTASPIGEHRKDPVLSHREQGAPLYERPGRLMGFTDMVKLLSPDGSKRSFLVTVNLLEGRPIEVILTSGKAGDEANADSEALGRVVSIALQHGVPPEALIRTLRGINGGLYGTYQGRLVSSKADLIAVALETAGQADLLGASFGKEPQAAPSPLAEQGEVAPISGGGVTLAGAQACPVCGEKALVREEGCYTCKACGYSKCG, encoded by the coding sequence GGACCCCTACCAAAGCGCCGAGGAGAGGCCGGTGCGGAAGGTGGTGGGCTTCGCCTACATGAGCGCCACCCACCCCGACGTGCGGGACTTCATCCTGGGACTGATGCGCCCCTCCAACAACCCCGACGGGGAGAAAGCGCCCCACCCCTTGAGGAACTGGGTCCGGGTGGTCTACGGGGAGCTCTCTCCCGAGCTCGAGGCCCTGGCCCGGGAGAACCGGGTGCGCACCGTCCTGCGCCCCCCTGATGAGCTCATCCCGGTCCCCGACGACCTGGCGGGGATCATGGACGCGGTGGCCGAGGCGGCCCGGCTGGCCAAGAAAGGGGAGACCCCCCGGGTGGACTTCTCCCTCCTCCGCCCCGAGGGGAGCCCCATCCGGGGAAGCGGGGGGACGAGCTCCGGCCCGGTGAGCTTCCTGGTGGAACTCTTTGACAACTTCCTGGAGTGGGTGAACCTGGGGGCGGAGAAGGCCGGCCCCGTGGCCACCCTCCGCTACGTCTACGCCCCCGTGCTCCGGAGCATCCGTCAGGGCGGGGTGCGCCGGGGGGCGGGGATGGCCACCCTCTCCGTGGACCACCCCGACCTCCTGGACTTCGTCACCGCCAAGGACCTGGACCGGGAGAAGGCCGAGGGGGACATCTCCACCTTCAACATCTCCGTCCTGGCCACGGAGGCCTTCCTGAAGGCGGTGGAGGAGGACGCCCTCTGGAAGGCACCCAAGCCGGTGCCCGGGAAGTACGTCCTGGAGGAGCTGGACGAGCCCTATAAGGGCACGTGGCCGGAGTCCTCCTTCCTGGACCCCTCCCTGCGCCCCATCCCCGTCTTCCGGGGGCCGGACGGAAACCGGGGCGTGCCCGCCCGCTGGCTCTTCCGGGAGATCGCCTGGCACGCCTGGGCCACGGGGGAGCCCGGCCTCATCTTCATTGACCGGGTGAACGAGTACTCGGCCCTGAAGGGGTTGGGGGAACGCTACCAGATCCGCTCCACCAACCCCTGCTTCGTAGGCGGCACCCGCATCCCCACCGAGCACGGCCTGGTGCCCATAGAGGAGCTGGCCCGTCAGGGGGAGAGCTTCTTCCTGGTCACGGACAACCGCGCTCCCCTCCACGGGCTGGGCGAGCCCCTCCCCGCCCAGGGAACCACGGTGCGCCGGGCGGCGCGGGCCTTCTTCACTGGGGTGAAGCCCGTGGTGCGCCTCCTCACCCGGGAGGGCCTCGAGCTCGTCCTCACCCCCGACCACCTCCTCCTCACCCCCGAGGGCTACCGGGAGGCGGGGAGCCTAAAGCCCGGGGACCGGCTCCTGGTACAAAGTGGGGAAGGGCTCTTCCCCAAGGAGGAGGCCCTGCCCGCCCCCGCCCTGGCCGTGGCCCGGGAACGGGTAGCGGTGGCCGGGGGCAAGGGAGAAGGGGGGCGCCGCGACGTCCGGGAAAAGTACGCCCACCTCCCCACCCACTGGAGCCGGGAGCTGGGGGTAGCCCTGGGCTGGCTCCTGGGGGACGGGTACCTGCGGGAGGACGGGGTGGGGTTCTACTTCTCCCGGGAGGACTTCGCCGCTTTGGGGTGGCTTCCCGACCTCCTCCGGGACTGGTTCGGCGGGGGAAGCCTTCAAAAGACCTCCTCCAACACCTACCACCTGCACTTCAAGAAGCTCCCCGCAGAGTTCTTCCAAGCCCTGGGGGTGAAAGCCGCCAAGGCCACGGAGAAGCGGGTGCCGGAAAGCCTCTTCCGGGCCCCCCGGGAGGCGGTGGTGGGCTTCCTGCAGGGGCTTTTCAGCGCGGACGGGAGCGTACAGGTCAACCCCGCCAAGCAGGACGCCACGGTGCGGCTCGCCTCCTCGAGCCGGGGCCTGCTCCAGGACGTCCAGCTCCTCCTCCTCAACCTGGGCATCTACGGCAAGATCCACCGGCGGCGCCCGGCCTCTCGGTGTTCCCTTCGGGAAGCAACCCGCAAGCCTCTCCCCGACGGGCGCGGGGGGCTCAAGGAGTACGCCGTGGCCGAGCAGTACGAGCTCATCCTGGGGGCCGGGAATCGGGACCGGTTCGCCCAGGTGGTGGGGTTCCTGCAGCCGGCCAAGCAGGAAAAGCTCCTCGCCTTCCTGAAGGACCGCCCCCGGGGCACCTACCAGAAGCCCTTCCTGGCCACAGTAGCCCGGGTGGAGCCCGCGGGCGAGGCGCCGGTGTACGACCTCACCGAGCCCGTCACGCACAGCCTGATCGCGAATGGAGTAGTTGCACACAACTGCGGCGAGATCCCCCTCACCGTGGGCGAGCCCTGCGACCTGGGGGCCTTCAACCTCGAGGCCTACGTCCAGGAAGGTCCGACCCCCTCCTTTGACTTTGAGGCCTTCCAAAGGGACATCCCCGTGGCCGTCCGCTTCCTGGACAACGTCCTCACCGTGAACCGCTTCGCCCTCCCCGACAACGAGGAGGCGGCGAGGAAGCTGCGGCGCCTGGGCCTGGGGGTGATGGGTCTGGCGGACATGCTCATCCGCCTGGGCCTCCCCTACTCCAGCGAGGAGGGCCGGGCCCTCGTCCAAAAGGTCATGACGGTCCTGCGGGAGGAGGCCACCCGGGCCTCGGAGGCCCTGGCCGAGGAGCGGGGGGTCTTCCCCCTTTACGCGGAACACGAGGCGTACTTCCGCTCCCTCGGGATCCCTCCCCGGCGCAACGTGGCCCTCCTCACCGTGGCCCCCACCGGCACCACCAGCATGATCATGGGGGTGAGCAGCGGCATAGAGCCCGTCTTCAGCCCCTTCGTCTGGCGCCGGATCGGCGGGGAGTACAAGCCCCTCCTCCACCCCATGTTCGTGGAGCTCATGGAGAAGTACCCGCCCGCCCCCGGCTACGAGAAGGACGGGAAGTGGGACTGGGGCAAGATCGTGGAGGAGATCCAGAAGGACGGGCACGGCTCGGTCCAAAACCTCCCCTTCGTCCCCGAGCCCATCCGCAAGGTCTTCCTGTGCGCCCACGACATCCACCCCCTGGACCACGTAAGGATGCAGGGCGTGGTGCAGCGGGCCTTTGACGAGGGGGCATATGTGGGGAACTCGCTTAGCAAAACCATCAACCTGCCCAACGAGGCCACCGTGGACGACGTGGAGGCCGCCTACCTCGAGGCCTACCGCACCGGGTGCAAGGGGATCACCGTCTACCGGGACGGGAGCCGGGAGTTCCAGGTGCTCACCGTGAAGCGCGAAGACTCGCAGGAGGTTCAGGATCAGGGAGAGCGCCCGGCCTCCCCGGTAGGGGAACACCGGACTGCTTCCCCGATAGGGGAACACCGCAAGGATCCGGTCCTTTCGCATAGGGAACAGGGCGCCCCGCTTTACGAGCGCCCCGGCCGGCTCATGGGCTTCACGGACATGGTCAAGCTCCTCTCCCCGGACGGCTCCAAGCGGAGCTTCCTGGTCACGGTCAACCTCTTGGAAGGCCGGCCCATCGAGGTCATCCTCACCTCGGGCAAGGCGGGGGACGAAGCCAACGCCGACTCCGAGGCCCTGGGCCGGGTGGTCTCCATCGCCCTCCAGCACGGGGTGCCCCCCGAGGCCCTTATCCGGACCCTCCGGGGCATCAACGGCGGGCTTTACGGCACCTACCAAGGAAGACTCGTCTCCAGCAAGGCCGACCTCATCGCCGTGGCCCTGGAAACCGCGGGTCAGGCGGACCTTTTGGGCGCCTCTTTCGGGAAGGAACCCCAGGCCGCCCCTTCCCCGCTTGCGGAGCAGGGGGAAGTCGCTCCGATATCCGGAGGCGGGGTAACCCTGGCGGGGGCCCAGGCCTGCCCGGTCTGCGGGGAGAAGGCCCTGGTGAGGGAAGAGGGATGCTACACCTGCAAGGCCTGCGGGTACAGCAAGTGCGGGTAA